One genomic window of Deinococcus sp. Leaf326 includes the following:
- a CDS encoding MFS transporter produces the protein MPAPDAPVPPLPDSAPRRSWDRNERLGIFNGWAVFAGDGFLNVSVVISGFAARLGAPNWVIGLLPAIAGGGWMLPQLLIAARVRGTPYKLPVYRSAAFIRAATYVAMVLIAAFLAEQPALCLTLFVLAMLANALASGVAGLPFLEVVSKTVSPDRRPRFFGTRNLYGGLLAFGAGLVVRAVLGSDLAFPLNYALLFALGTVAYTFGYWVFGLVNEPPDPPLPPQGFRGELRAIPETLRDPHFRAFLTVRLLLAGASMSEPFFAVYALRALHFPAAILGAFVMALTAAAPLSNVVWQRVAERKGSRRIIRYASVFYGLAPVWAFTVGALDLGAWAYLGVFILTSVAAQGFNLGHTNHLLNIAPDGARSRYIGTLNTLVGAALFTPVVGGLIADRAGYTPVFALSFVLCAAAWWWCGRLRRDA, from the coding sequence ATGCCTGCCCCCGACGCTCCCGTGCCCCCATTGCCCGATTCCGCCCCCCGGCGCAGCTGGGACCGCAACGAGCGGCTGGGCATCTTCAACGGCTGGGCAGTGTTCGCGGGCGACGGGTTCCTGAACGTCTCCGTGGTCATCTCGGGCTTCGCGGCGCGGCTGGGCGCTCCCAACTGGGTCATCGGGCTGCTGCCGGCCATCGCCGGGGGCGGCTGGATGCTGCCGCAGCTCCTGATTGCCGCGCGGGTCCGGGGCACACCCTACAAGCTGCCGGTGTACCGCTCGGCGGCCTTCATCCGGGCGGCCACCTACGTGGCGATGGTCCTGATCGCCGCCTTCTTGGCCGAGCAGCCCGCCCTGTGCCTGACCCTGTTCGTGCTGGCGATGCTCGCCAACGCCCTGGCCTCGGGTGTGGCGGGCCTGCCGTTTCTGGAGGTGGTCAGCAAGACGGTCTCGCCGGACCGCCGCCCGCGCTTTTTTGGGACGCGCAACCTGTACGGCGGGCTGCTGGCCTTCGGGGCGGGCCTGGTCGTGCGCGCGGTGCTGGGCTCGGACCTCGCCTTTCCGCTCAACTACGCGCTGCTGTTCGCGCTGGGTACCGTCGCCTACACCTTCGGCTACTGGGTCTTCGGGCTGGTCAATGAGCCTCCCGACCCGCCGCTGCCCCCCCAGGGGTTCCGGGGCGAGCTGCGCGCTATTCCCGAGACACTGCGCGACCCGCACTTCCGGGCCTTCCTGACGGTGCGGCTGCTGCTGGCCGGCGCGAGCATGAGCGAACCCTTTTTTGCGGTGTACGCCCTGCGCGCCCTGCACTTTCCGGCGGCGATCCTGGGGGCCTTTGTGATGGCCCTCACGGCCGCCGCGCCGCTGTCGAACGTGGTGTGGCAGCGCGTCGCCGAGCGCAAGGGCTCGCGCCGGATCATCCGCTACGCCAGCGTGTTCTACGGCCTCGCGCCGGTCTGGGCCTTCACGGTGGGGGCGCTGGATCTCGGAGCCTGGGCCTATCTGGGCGTGTTCATCCTGACGAGCGTGGCGGCGCAGGGGTTCAACCTGGGCCATACCAACCACCTGCTCAACATTGCCCCCGACGGCGCACGCAGCCGCTACATCGGCACGCTGAACACGCTGGTGGGCGCCGCCCTGTTCACTCCGGTCGTGGGTGGCCTCATCGCCGACCGCGCGGGCTACACGCCCGTCTTCGCCCTGAGTTTCGTGCTGTGTGCTGCGGCATGGTGGTGGTGCGGCAGGCTGCGGCGCGACGCCTGA